The Desulfurobacterium atlanticum nucleotide sequence CCTTCCTCTCGACTTTGTCAAGGGCAAGCCGCTATTTTCTCCTGACTTCTCTCAGGAAAACGCGGCTCCGCTTTCCGCGAGGGGTAAATATAGGCGTCTTCAAGAAAGTGTCAACCGTTGTGTTGATATTTTTGCTTCTTAACTTCAACTTATTAAACGCAAAAATATGGAGCGGGCGACGGGACTTGAACCCGCGACCTAAACCTTGGCAAGGTTTCGCTCTACCAACTGAGCTACGCCCGCTTATTTATCTGTTATCTCAAAGAGCAAACAACTAATATAGGCATAGCACAAAAAGTGTCAAGTATTTAGGGTATAATTGCTAAATTAAAATTTGAAACCGGAGAAGTTGAATGCTTGCAAGAATAAAAGAGAAAATAATAAATAACGAAAGGATTTCTGATGAAGAAGCTATCTATTTATTGGAAATAGAAAATCTTTTAGAATTGGGAATACTTGCAAACTTCGTTAGGAATAAACTTCATCCTGACAAAGCTGTAACATTTGTCATAGACAGAAACATCAATTACACCAATATATGTATCTGTAAATGTAAATTTTGTGCATTTTATAAAGAAAAAGAGGATAAAGGAAGCTATATCCTCTCCAAGGAGGAATTGAAAAGAAAAATAGAGGAAACCATTGAGCTTGGTGGAACAGCTATTTTAATTCAAGGTGGACTACATCCAGACTTAAAAATTGAATTTTTTGAAGAGATGCTTCTTTTTATTAAAAAACATTTTCCGGAAATCCACATACATGGATTCTCTGCTCCAGAAATTTTACATATAGCAATAAACTCCAATATTTCAGTGAAGGAAACTATTTTAAGGCTAAAAAAAGCAGGGCTTGGTTCAATTCCAGGAGGAGGAGCAGAAATACTGGTAGACAGAGTAAGGGAAAAGATAGCTCCCTTAAAAGCAAAAACAAAAGAGTGGCTTAATGTCCATAAAACAGCGCACAAATTAGGACTTAGAACAACGGCTACAATGATGTTTGGAAGTGTTGATACTGATGAAGATATAGTTTCTCATCTTAAAGTTATAAGGAAGCTTCAGGATGAAACCGGCGGATTTACCGCTTTTATTCCCTGGAGTTATCAACCAGATTTTACAGAACTTGGAAGAGAAGTTAAAGAGAAAGCTTCAGGGATAAGATATCTAAAAGTTCTTGCAGTTTCCAGAATATACCTTGATAACATAGAAAACATTCAAGCTTCATGGGTTACTCAGGGTGGAAAAATAGCGCAGGTTGCACTTAAATTTGGAGCCAACGACTTCGGTTCATTGATGATAGAGGAAAATGTGGTTGCCGCAGCTGGAGTAAAATATCGGTTACCTCTTTCAGAAATTATCAGATTGATAAAGGACGCAGGTTATAAACCGGTTCAAAGAACAACCCTTTATGAAAAGATAAAGGAATTTTGAGGTTTAAAAATGAAGGTATCCCTTTTTGATTATGAGCTTCCTGAAGAACTTATAGCAAAAGAACCGGCAGAGCCAAGAGACAGTGCCAGACTGCTTGTTCTAAACAGAAAAACCGGAGAGATAGAACACAGAATTTTCAGAGATATTATTCATTATATGAACAAAGGAGATGTTCTTGTTATAAACAATACGAAAGTTATACCTGCAAGATTGATCGGAAAATTCCCCACCGGCGGCAGTGCAGAAATATTTTTAGTAAGACAGATAAAGGAAAATGTCTGGGAAGTTATTGGAAAGCCGGGAAGGAAACTTAAACCCGGAAAAAAGGTTATTTTTGACGAAAATTTTTACTGTGAAATCGTTGAGCGGAAAGAAGAAGGCAAAAGAATCGTTGAATTTTTCACAACTGATGGAGAGGCAACCTTAAATAAAATTTATAAAATTGGAAAAATGCCCCTTCCACCTTATATAAACAGAGAGGAAACAGAAAAAGATAAAGAGGAATATCAAACTGTCTTTGCAAAAGAGGAAGGAGCAGTAGCAGCACCAACAGCAGGACTCCACTTTACAGCAGAACTTCTTGAAAAGCTTAAAGAAAAAGGTGTAATAATAAAGGAAATAACTCTTCACGTCGGACTTGGAACATTTAAACCTGTAAAAGTTGAAGAAGTTGAAGAACATAAAATGCACTATGAAAGTTATAAAGTACCAAAAGATACAGCTATTGAAATAGAAAAAGCAAAAAAAGAGGGAAGAAGGGTAATAGCTGTTGGCACAACAGTTGTAAGAACTCTTGAAACCTGCTTTAACGAAAAAGGAATAGCTACATCACTTGAAGGTTCAACAAATCTTTTTATATATCCGGGATATAATTTTAAAGTAATTGATGGATTGATTACAAATTTTCATCTTCCAAAATCAACTTTACTTATGCTTGTGTCAGCTTTTGCAGGCAGAGAGAGGATACTAAATGCGTATGAAGAGGCTGTTAAGAAAAGGTATCGTTTTTTTAGCTATGGCGATGCTATGTTTATCTATTAAAGCTTTCGGTAAAGAACAGACAAAGGAGTTTTACCCGATGCACAACTACAATGTTGAAGGAACAGATTACGATTTTAACGGGGAAGAACTTAAATACAGCTTACACTGGTGGATTTTCCACATAGCTGATGCAAAAAGCTGGATTACAAAAGAGAATAAAAACGGAATTCTCTATTACAAATTCCAGTCAAAAGTTAAAACCGCAGGTGTTGTAGCTTTTTTTAAAGGCGTTGAAGATGAAGGATACAGCTTATGGGATACAAGATTCCTCTCACCAAGAAAAACTTTCCTTTCCCAAAGAGAGAAAAGGTACATAAGAGACAAACTTTTCAGTTATGACCTTGAAAACATGACTCTTACAGTTGTATCAAAAAAGCCGGGAGAGAAAGAGAAAATTAAAACTTACGAGATACCGGCAATCCCTGTAGAAGATATAATGACAGGAATCTATTTCTTCAGAAAATACGGAATTTTTGAAATCGGAGCAGAAACAGTATTCCCGGTATTTACAGGAAGCAGATTTATAAATACAAAAGTGAAAGTTTTAAAAAAAGAGAAGGTAAAAGTGCCTGCAGGAACCTTTGAAACCTTCAAGTGTGCCCTATCAGGAGAAGTAACTCCGAAAGGTGTGTTTAAAATGGATAAAGATGTCTATATGTGGCTTACAACAGATGAAAGGCACCTTCCTGTTAAAATTGAAGGGGAAGTTCTCATAGGTTCTGTCGTTGCAGAACTTATAAGGTATAAAAAAGGAGTGAAAAAGTGAAACCTGTAGTAAACATAAAAACACCGTTTCTAACCGTAGATGGAATAATAAATATTCAGGATGATAAAGGAAATTTTACAGGGGTTGTTCTCATTGAAAGAAAATATCCTCCCATCGGTCTCGCTCTTCCCGGCGGATTTGTTGACTACGGCGAAACTGTGGAAGAGGCTGTTATAAGAGAAATGAAAGAAGAAACAGGACTTGACGTCATCATATTAAGACAGTTCCATGTATATTCAGATCCAGCAAGAGACCCAAGACAACATACCGTATCTGTTGTATTTGAATGTGTGGCACGGGGAACACCACAGGGGCAGGATGACGCAAAAAAAGCAATAGTTGTTCCATACAAAGAAATTCCTTTTGAAAAGCTTGTGTTTGATCACAAAAAAATACTGATAGATTACCTACATAACAAAAATGCAATATTTAAGTAGGAGAGAGCATGGGATTTAGAATAATTATTCTTGCAGCAGGTAAAGGAACAAGATTTAAATCTGACCTTCCAAAGGTTTTACATAAAATTTTAGGAAAACCGATGCTGTGGTATGTTATAAAAGCTGCTGAAAAAGCAGAAGCGGAAGAGATAGTTGTGGTTGTTGGACATAAAAAAGAGATGGTTGAAGAATTTATAAAAAAAGAAGGTTTTAAAAATGTAAAAACTGTTGTACAGGAAAAGCAGCTTGGAACCGGCCACGCAGTCAGCTGTGCAGAACACCTATTTGAGAATTACGATGGGAAAATTATAGTATTAAACGGAGACTCCCCTTTAATAAAGAGTGAAGATATAAAAAAGCTTTCAGAAATCGATAGCGATATGGTGGTTCTCACAGGAGAAACAGACAATCCGACAGGATATGGAAGAGTTGTAAGGGATGGAGATGAGGTCTTAAAAATTGTGGAAGA carries:
- the mqnC gene encoding cyclic dehypoxanthinyl futalosine synthase, yielding MLARIKEKIINNERISDEEAIYLLEIENLLELGILANFVRNKLHPDKAVTFVIDRNINYTNICICKCKFCAFYKEKEDKGSYILSKEELKRKIEETIELGGTAILIQGGLHPDLKIEFFEEMLLFIKKHFPEIHIHGFSAPEILHIAINSNISVKETILRLKKAGLGSIPGGGAEILVDRVREKIAPLKAKTKEWLNVHKTAHKLGLRTTATMMFGSVDTDEDIVSHLKVIRKLQDETGGFTAFIPWSYQPDFTELGREVKEKASGIRYLKVLAVSRIYLDNIENIQASWVTQGGKIAQVALKFGANDFGSLMIEENVVAAAGVKYRLPLSEIIRLIKDAGYKPVQRTTLYEKIKEF
- the queA gene encoding tRNA preQ1(34) S-adenosylmethionine ribosyltransferase-isomerase QueA, producing MKVSLFDYELPEELIAKEPAEPRDSARLLVLNRKTGEIEHRIFRDIIHYMNKGDVLVINNTKVIPARLIGKFPTGGSAEIFLVRQIKENVWEVIGKPGRKLKPGKKVIFDENFYCEIVERKEEGKRIVEFFTTDGEATLNKIYKIGKMPLPPYINREETEKDKEEYQTVFAKEEGAVAAPTAGLHFTAELLEKLKEKGVIIKEITLHVGLGTFKPVKVEEVEEHKMHYESYKVPKDTAIEIEKAKKEGRRVIAVGTTVVRTLETCFNEKGIATSLEGSTNLFIYPGYNFKVIDGLITNFHLPKSTLLMLVSAFAGRERILNAYEEAVKKRYRFFSYGDAMFIY
- a CDS encoding DUF3108 domain-containing protein, with the translated sequence MRMKRLLRKGIVFLAMAMLCLSIKAFGKEQTKEFYPMHNYNVEGTDYDFNGEELKYSLHWWIFHIADAKSWITKENKNGILYYKFQSKVKTAGVVAFFKGVEDEGYSLWDTRFLSPRKTFLSQREKRYIRDKLFSYDLENMTLTVVSKKPGEKEKIKTYEIPAIPVEDIMTGIYFFRKYGIFEIGAETVFPVFTGSRFINTKVKVLKKEKVKVPAGTFETFKCALSGEVTPKGVFKMDKDVYMWLTTDERHLPVKIEGEVLIGSVVAELIRYKKGVKK
- a CDS encoding NUDIX domain-containing protein → MKPVVNIKTPFLTVDGIINIQDDKGNFTGVVLIERKYPPIGLALPGGFVDYGETVEEAVIREMKEETGLDVIILRQFHVYSDPARDPRQHTVSVVFECVARGTPQGQDDAKKAIVVPYKEIPFEKLVFDHKKILIDYLHNKNAIFK